Genomic DNA from Prunus persica cultivar Lovell chromosome G1, Prunus_persica_NCBIv2, whole genome shotgun sequence:
GTGATCCCCATTTGGATGGTCCGCGACATTGTCTATGTTAAAATAGAGAGTTTGAGTATCATTTGAGTAAATAGTTTAAAAGTGAAGTTATTGATGGAAGAGAAGGAGTGAAAGAAAGCAGTGCTAGTTATGGGAGAGCAAAAGAGATTGGTGGAAATTATTGATCAGCAAGAGTGTGATGAGAAAATTGTGGAAATAGTTCTATTTTATCAAACTAAATTCTAATAACTTGTGTACCCTTATTATGTGTGTTTAATAAGggaaaattgataaaatatgGATATAGGAGGTATTATCTTACAAAGGTTTACAAAACTTATTGGATATGTTTTCTAGCTTGATAATTGGATATCAAAAAAGACGAAACCTTAAGGAATTCTCTCAAAAATAAAGCCTTAGGAACTCAACTCCAGCCGCCGCCCCTCTTTGGGTGTGGTGGCCTTCTTCCCCACCCCTCTCATCCCCTAACCTTCCCTCCCCTTTtccttcctctctttctctaccCTTCCCTTCCCTCCCCTTTCGCCCTTCCTCTCCTCCATGTCCCTCCCCTCTCTCAGGGTTGTTTACTAGCTTTTTGGCTGGATTTTTGCTTGGTTGCACTGGTGATTTTGTTGCCGGCTCTTGTGGTATTACAATTCTTGGAATCTTTCGTGCTTTGGGTATTTACAGTTTCTTGAGTTGTAATAATTGCACCAACTCTTTGTGAGTTGAGTGTTTGAGAGTTTAAAAGTTGTAGTTATATTGGTAGTTTTAGGCACTACGTTTCATGTATGTCTTGTTTAGGCTTGCGACTTTTATACTGAAATTTCTTTGGCCTTATGTGGCTATTATTGGGGATACAGTTTGAGCACTTGATGTTTCTGCTGTGTTCCTATGTATCTGGATTAATTATGTGTGGTTACTATGCTTCCATCTATGGATTATTTCTTTATGGGTATTTGTACTTGCCCTTATAGTTTATGGTCTTTGTGTctaatttataaatacaatTATCGCTTTTCTCTTAAAAACAGGTTTGAAAAACTTATTCTCTTAAATAATAATACCAATAGATGATAAATGGGCTTTCAACATATAATAATTATAAGAAAACATGTacaacatttttttcttttctcataaTAGGCCAATGTGTAATTGGTGGCACCTTTCTAAGTATTTGGTCCACAAATCCAAGCCCAGTACTCAATATTTCTCGAGCCTCTACATTTAGAGGTTGTGCATTACTCACATGTCATTAAATATAGGTCATTGAAATAATCTAACCATAACAAGGGTCATTGTCAATAGATAATACTTAGGGGAGTGTATTCACTTAAGATTTTAAGAGATgttaaagaaatttaaaagtcCAGGGGTATTCAATCATGACTTTAGAAGTCTATAAAATTATGGGTGTATTCAATCCAGACTCTTTAAAATCCATTTAATTATGATTGTATTCAATCATGACTTTAAAAGACTCTGTAAAAATTTGagtgtattaaaaaaaaactgttgaCTTTAAAGGAAATACAAGAAGTGGTGAATTTTGATTGATCCTAGACTAATTCTAGGCCATCACAAATCTTTGCTTCTCCTTAGGCCCtatttggttcatgggaaaggagacttagggatgagaaatcaatttctttcccatgtttggtaagtccaagCATGGGAAATCGTTGCCTGGCCCATGAGAAAGTAGGTGGAAAGTGAAGCCATCTTCCcaatttgggtttttattttccctcctcataggaaagtttgggaaaatgagccaatattaaataaatatttttcatgaccattttgtccccattaacaatttagaattacaatatataattaaatgcattctttttttatttgatttaatatgggtataattgaaaatttatactaactttgttttccatttatactcaaaacaaacatggaaaaagaaataaagtgatatctcGCGGTTACCTTCCCAGTattaccaaacgtgggaaaggaatattccattttccatctcttaggaaatgacatgggaaatAATTTCTCCTCAAATTCATTCtgtgaaccaaacggggccttaGAGATTTTGATAGATATATTGGTTCTTCTCAAGATATGATTTCACCACCTCTACTACCACCATCTTGCCACCATgttaccaccaccaccaccttgcCATGGTCATTACCATCACCataaccaccaccaccaccaccaccaccacaaccacctccAGCATCACTAATAGGTTCATAAATATATTCATTTAGTCACCATTCTCACTTAGTTTTTGTAGGAGAATTTGCTTTAAAGAAGacttattgatttattttttctattttcagcTTTCCAAAGCACTTAATcggtttttagtgaaaataCAAATTCTTAGTGGAATTTATGTGCAAGGCCAATTGGAGAGTGAAGCTAAGACATTGAATATGCCTctaatttttctataatttttggAGTAGTCAATCAGAGCAGTATTTCAAGACAGGGCAGCTTAAGGTGAAATTCGGAAGTATCTGGATTACTATGCCACAAATGATATTTTAAGGCCTTTCTGATTTTTCTACATATGGTTAGAAATATAGGACATAGAGCTTCAAGGTACATATTTGTCCAAAATTTATTGAGAGGAGGAACGAGCCCAAAATGTTCCTACAAGCAAACTGCAGTGAAGTAATTGTCAAACCAGGCCAGCAGCTGTGCTAGTCAAggaatattaatattttcgATAGCTAGAATCAGACAAGACCTATTTTTTCGTAANNNNNNNNNNNNNNNNNNNNNNNNNNNNNNNNNNNNNNNNNNNNNNNNNNNNNNNNNNNNNNNNNNNNNNNNNNNNNNNNNNNNNNNNNNNNNNNNNNNNNNNNNNNNNNNNNNNNNNNNNNNNNNNNNNNNNNNNNNNNNNNNNNNNNNNNNNNNNNNNNNNNNNNNNNNNNNNNNNNNNNNNNNNNNNNNNNNNNNNNNNNNNNNNNNNNNNNNNNNNNNNNNNNNNNNNNNNNNNNNNNNNNNNNNNNNNNNNNNNNNNNNNNNNNNNNNNNNNNNNNNNNNNNNNNNNNNNNNNNNNNNNNNNNNNNNNNNNNNNNNNNNNNNNNNNNNNNNNNNNNNNNNNNNNNNNNNNNNNNNNNNNNNNNNNNNNNNNNNNNNNNNNNNNNNNNNNNNNNNNNNNNNNNNNNNNNNNNNNNNNNNNNNNNNNNNNNNNNNNNNNNNNNNNNNNNNNNNNNNNNNNNNNNNNNNNNNNNNNNNNNNNNNNNNNNNNNNNNNNNNNNNNNNNNNNNNNNNNNNNNNNNNNNNNNNNNNNNNNNNNNNNNNNNNNNNNNNNNNNNNNNNNNNNNNNNNNNNNNNNNNNNNNNNNNNNNNNNNNNNNNNNNNNNNNNNNNNNNNNNNNNNNNNNNNNNNNNNNNNNNNNNNNNNNNNNNNNNNNNNNNNNNNNNNNNNNNNNNNNNNNNNNNNNNNNNNNNNNNNNNNNNNNNNNNNNNNNNNNNNNNNNNNNNNNNNNNNNNNNNNNNNNNNNNNNNNNNNNNNNNNNNNNNNNNNNNNNNNNNNNNNNNNNNNNNNNNNNNNNNNNNNNNNNNNNNNNNNNNNNNNNNNNNNNNNNNNNNNNNNNNNNNNNNNNNNNNNNNNNNNNNNNNNNNNNNNNNNNNNNNNNNNNNGACAAAGTCCGGTGCCTACATCCCGGTCGGATGTTTCAATAGTGGAATCGTTCCCCCCTGTCAATAAATTTTGGACAAATATTTACCTTGAAGCTCTATGTCCTATCTTTCTAACCATATGTAGTCCATCTCAAAGACAAATCGGAAAGGCCTCCAAATATCATTTTTGGCACAGTATGTAGATGCTTCCAAATTTCACCTTAAGTTGCCTTGTCTTGAAATACTTCTTTGATTGGCTGCTCCAAAAATTCTATAAACATTAAAGAGGCATATTCAATGTCTTAGCTTCACTCTCCAATTTTCCTTGCACATAAATTCCAtcaaaaaatcatattttcacTCAGAATCGATTAAGTGCTTTGGAAAgctgaaaatggagaaaataaagtaataagtcttctttaaagaaaattctccttaaaaaaatgaagtaaGAAGGGTGAATAAATGATTATATTTTTGAACCTATCAACCACcatcgccaccaccaccacaactgCTGCCACCATCACCCTTACCACCTCTACTACCATCATATTGTAATAGCTATCACCACCATGACATCTACCACCATCGTCACCACCATCCCCATGCCCATGCCCATCACTACCACACCCTCCACCATTATTGCCGCCACCACTACTTGACATGATCATTATAACCACCATTTACACCACCATTAATGCATTTATCATCCTTTTCACCATCACCAACATCAAACATGATGGCCCACCACTATTTCAAATTAATAGAAATTTATAGAAATCTATCAATTTTTATGATAAGATTCtaacaaattttattaaaatccaTATAAAATTCAATTGTAGTATATGTGGAGTTTATGATAGTCAAGTAATGaatagaaagaagaagaaaatgagagaaaaaaaaaaagataggagAGAGAATAAGAAAATGAGATAAGGAAAGTGATGGAGAGggagaaaataaaagggaaggaagagagagagacagagagagagatagagaggggGGAAGAAATTTTAGACTGATAAACCGCCGCCAAATCCACCGAACCGGGTTGAACAGGACTGACCAATTCAGTTATTTTCACTTGATTTTCGATTTTGATTagcaaaccaaaccaaactgcATAGGGGACTCGAACCCTTGGCATTCTTATTGGAAAGAATTGCTTCTACTACCCGACTAATCACTTTGTTGGAAAGAATTGCTTCTACAACCCGACTAATCAATTCATTCTAGTTGGGTGTTTGCTgccttatttttctcttttgttctctttcaGAATTTCCCTGTTGTCAATCTTGCATGTGACGCTATATATCACCCACATAAACCATCTAATACTTCCAAACTAGGCAACACTACAAAACCTCCACATGTGATGTCCTCAAAATCCCAACCAAATCCTCTTGTGAAAAAACGGTGATAAACATATTGGAGGACAAACAGTAATGGATTCAGGAATTTTTTTAGTAGTGGTGTAATTTTTAAAGGCTAAAAACtccacaaaaaagaaaaagaaaaaaggattgACAACTAAATAtccctataatttaaataatactaatgttattcataattaattgaaaaaaataactttaCAATTAGCCTACAATTGTTGCCGACGAGGTTTCATATTATGAAAACGTTGCATCATATTTGCATTACTAATACAATAAAAAACACAGTTGCAACGGGTAAAACCAAAGCTAATGTAAGAAGTAAATACACATGGTTGTATAACTATGACTAATAATTGACTATAAtttatcaattaaataaacaaataaatatcaaattatcaattaaataaacaaattaattatagCTCGAATCGTGTGTCGCGCagtgaaggaagttgaggttccaccccaaaaccaattggcaatggggggagtaacccaactccttataagcccttgctaggtttcttaactttccaatgtgggactatTTACCTTCATATTCTCACATGCCCCCGCACGTGTGGCaaattttcaagcctaacacgtggacaacacattttGGGTGACGTGGAGCACGTATAGCCGTTGGCCTTTCACACGTGGACAACTCGCTCTGATAAGCTTTCTTCATGGAAGCCATGGATGAACCTGATCAAGCTTCTCAGACTAGAagtattgagagagagagagagagagagagagagagagagagagtaagcGAAACAGAACAAGAGAGAAAGTAAAGTTCTCAAACTGATTTTCTCATTCACACATTTACAGAGTTTACAATTAGACTTATATATCTCTTCTAGCTAACTAACTAGTGAATTAAGTTAAAAACAGATTAACAACAATAACAACCAGCCAGCTCATCCTAACTAATAGACACGTGACCATCCTAACAGACACGTGCATCATGAGTTACATTCATTctagtgatttttttgtagagatgattttTGAACGAATATCTACCAAATAGATGgattggattagtgaaatacaatgtggAGTAGGCCCTACAAGGATGTCACTTAAATAAACTTATTAGAAGGATCCCTCAACAGAAGCTCTCTATAACTATAATATAGTTGGTTTGATTCGGCTTCAATTGGTTTTTTCAGGAAATAAAGTGGAACCGAAACTGGTTTGATTGAGTTTTTGAACCTTTGTTGACTGTTTTGGTCaacacatttttttattaatatttttttttgggctcaATTTAGTTCGGTTCAATTCACTGATTCTGATGCCCACTCCTATCAAAAATGCTTAAATGTAGGAGTAATTTGTTTATGGTATTAAAGGGTAAATCCGATACCACCTTAAGTTGGATCCAGATCCTTTACTTGGATTTTCTCTATCATGATCTGCTTTACTTTTATTCTATGCctcacaatttttattttaaaaaataaatatcccGTTTGAACTAACTTGAGTTAACGTGGTCTTCTTCCTTCAACATTTTTTTCAGCATAACAACCACTCTCCTTTCCAACCTCACAGTCTCTCCTCTTCCCATATGAAATTCAGTTCTTGCTAATGCCCAAAATTTCATCATGCAATTATGGTACTACTTTCATATCATAAACCCAATCTCTCAAGTACGAAATATGAATCAAAACATTTGAACCAAAATAACAAATAGTGAGCACAGTTGGCTGCATctatttttcttggaaaacGAATGGCCTTCCTAGAGCAATCTTTACATATGTATAGatctattattttaattttttccacagaaattcttgattttgtaattctagttatggttttttttttttttttaaaaagaaaaaaagaaagaagtgtAGGTTTATATTCCGATTCAGTTCAATTTTGATGCGGGTTACGTTTGAAACCCATGGTTAAAATGGCTATGGTGGTCACGTACGACTCATTTGACATCTTCTCACCTTTCTTTGGTGGTAGCCCATTCGGTGAGAATATTTGTGTTGTGGTTCTTATTTTGTGAAGAACAATTGTAGTCACAAGAATTGTGTTTGTTTCTATAACGAGACTGATAGTAGAAGAGGACTAAAATAGAGGCATGGAAAAGATACTGTGTCTttggaagaaagagaaattgaaaagaaaaaaaatggaagagaaaatggCTGCACACATTAGGTTTAAGAATTGTTTTTTTCAACACAAAAATTGTGAAGCATTTAGGTTTTGTATATGATGTGTCAACATTAGAGTCCCTTAGATGAAATTTTAATGAGGTAATGCACATagaagaaaagtaaagaaaatcaTGACAGAGAATATCCAAGCAGAAAATTCGAATCCCCTTAAATTATGGGGCAGGATCTAAAAACCGACTAATAAATTTCAAACTGCCTAAAATCATTTTAAATTGACTTCCGGTAATGTCCTTATCTGACATAGCTTGCAAAATAAATTGGATCCTTTGTCTGGTCATCGAATGACAAGGAAAAAGCAATGTAGTTAGTTGGTTTGTGATTCAAAATGGAACTCGTTTGAACAATTCTAGCCTATCGTTCAAGCCCTATTTTTGGGCAACATGATGATGAGTTGGTAGTTGGGTGTTTGCTgccttatttttctcttttgtactCTTTCAGAATTTCCCACATAAACCATCTAATACTTCCAAACTAGGCAACGCTACAAAACCTCCCCATGTGATGTCCTCAAAATCCCAACCAAATCCTCTTGTGAAAAAACGGTGATAAACATTGGAGGACAAACATCGAtggatttaggaattttttaGTAGAAGTGTAATTTTTAAGGGAGCTCTAgtaatatattcaaaatagGGGctgtaattataaaaatatgaaatgcaCTTTAGGAACATACCCAAAAACCATTtactacataaaaaataagtgTTGAAGtttctataaattacatgactGCAACTGAttacttaaaaaaaacccaacacaaaaaactgaaaaaaaaaaaaaaaaaatccaaaacaagcCCAGCAAGCccgaagtacattgttaataccatgtcacaAAAGTACATTATTAATACCATtccatacaaaaaaaattttaaaaaaaacccaaaaaagcccAGCAAGACATCCAATATCCTTTGCAGAAATCACCtccaattgtccatattttcaaCATAAACAATCACAAAGGCAACAGGAAATACCCCttcaaggaaagaaaaaaaaagtacacagTTAATGCTATATCATAGAACTATCTTCCTAGTAAAAAACACATTCTGCATATtcataaacttcaagtgcGCATCTATATATAGAGCAAAATATAGAGCATGCTTCGTTACTGAAATATGTAAATACTATGTTATAAAAttacactgttaatactatgtcatagaattACACTATTAATACTATGTAATAGAAATCAACTCAATTGAAGGGTATGAACAGTATAACAATTGTTCATATCACTTACTGGAAGTTAACAAATGTTCATACCACTAATAGATAACAAATTGTATACTACAAATCAACTTACCAGCTTTGGTCATTCCAATACCACTATCAATAATAGTCAAggtattgttgtttttgtcAGGGATGAAGAGCTCTGGCTGACCATCGAGCTTGCTCTTGGCAGTCATACTCTCAAATCTAATCTTGTCAAGAGCCTACAAACAGAGCATGACATAATGAACCAAAGgaaattcaattcaaacaaaaacattatCGAAAAAACTTATTCTCTACATAGCTTTTCCACATCAATTCAGCAAGAGACAAGAACACTAAAGACTttttatgaagaaatttgaaaagCATGCGTGCAACATAAACATTGAAAATAAACCTTCTTTTATTCATCTTACAAAACGTTTTAACACATCTCTTTTAATAGGCAAACAGGGATAGCAAACTTCTAGTAGTATGAGAAACTCAAATACCCAATTGACATTCATTATCATAATTAtcattaaaaatgaaacaaatacTCAAAGCAttaatcaaaaccctaatgtGAAATCAAAACCAAGAAATCCATAAGCAGATGAGCTACAATGTTTTTAAGCCATAAGAGAGcaactaaataaaaaatccttaATATTCTCAAACTTTTAACTGAAAAACTAATGACGacataaagaacaaaaaaattagttttcttCCATATTGAAACGATCATAAACCACAGCATAAAAGTTACATGTTTAGTTCTCTAACCTATGCCATACAAactaaatatttgaatttaaaacgTTCACaagccaaaaataaataacacaaGCTTGTTGATAGCCAGGAGCAGAACCTtctcaaagttttagccaAACATAGGAGGGAAGAGCCGCATGCTTTCATGAGCAACCTGCCAGatattcttcatcttctttgtgTCATCCAATGTCAGATTTTCACCTTATCTTTTGCTTCTCATTATCTCAGCATGTTATGatgggaaatgaaatgaaactcactaaaaagaaattctaggCAGCAATGTAGTTGAAGGTTTGTACCTTGCACACGTCTCCATATCCACGGTATGCAACATCTGGCTTTGGAAGAAACGCTGTCGTCGGCGTCGACGAACAGGAGATCCGGGTTGAAAATCAGGAACACCATACAGATCTGgtaattttgaaatatatCGTCGGTGGAAATCAGTGATTCGTCGGGTTTAGTGTAGGCGAAAGAGAAATCGTCTTCATCTTCGTTCTTCTCTCACTCACCACCGACGTCGGCGTTCTGAACACCTTAGttctcttccattttcttgcttctccttctctttatCAAAAGATGCAGTTTTAGGGTCACTAAATTCAAAATCACTACTAGAACCAGCGACTTTGAGCTTGGAGTTGAAATATGCAGAGAGCTGCGCGTATTCAAAATTTGTTCTTCAAATTCCTATCCTAGCTAGTGAGTTTTgggcttgtttcaaaaaattcaaaccaaacGGTCAAAACCgtaatctaacatagaaattaaatCCAAAAATCGACagttgatttttgggtttattttgggtgtgtttatatacattaaatagtatatggtatatttatagttttatgtCCAGGAATGggtatttcactaattttgtaaatttttaaaGGCTAAaagcttcaaaaaaaaaaaaaaaaggattgaCAACTAAATAtccctataatttaaataatactaatgttattcataattaattgaaaaaataacattacaATTAGCCTACAATTGTTGCCGACGAGGTTTCATATCATGAAAACGTCGCATTATATTTGCATTACtaatacaagaaaaaacatCTTTCTCCATGTAAACAACCAAACTATTACTTAACCATTGATTCCCTATTTTGTTAAGCAATGGTGTTTTCACAATATTCATAGCTGAAAAAGCTCTCTCAACCGAAGCAGTTGCAACGGGTAAAACCGTAAAATTAAAGCTAATGTAAGAAGTAAATACACATAGTTGTATAACTATGACTAATTGACTATAAtttatcaattaaataaacaaatcaatatcaaattatcaattaaataaacaaattaattatagCTCGAATCGTGTGTTGCGCAGCCTCTTCCGCTTCGAGTTTGCTACTGATCTTACTAATACAGAGAGagctaaataagaaaaaaatgattaaacaaaattgacgtttgctcaagaaaaaaaaaaagaaaaaagcatcCGACTTACTTTGGATTGGCATACtcaagaagggaaaaaaaaatgcagaatTCTTGTGATGCACGCACACTTTGATAAAATTGGGTGACGTTAAATTGGTCCTTTATAAAGGGAATTCTCAATCCTACTTCAATAAGAAATTGTGCAAGTCCTGTTAAAGcccaattaaataaagaaaactcCCAATCCCATTTAAATAAGGAACTGTGGAGGCCGTATTAAAAGCCCATGAAATGGTAGCACCAACaggtttccttttttaatttaatttaatttaattttttttaaagccaagctttgttataaaaaagaagaagagtgcAGCAACCCAGCAGCGCAACGCCCACTCCATTTAGGCATTTATTCGAACACCTAGCGTGCGTCTCCTAGTTTAAGCAGAGATGTAAAATGCAGCACCTTTTTATGAATTGTCTGATAAGTAGAGGTACAGTTGCACCCCCTTGCGTCTGCACATATCAGCCAATAAGGACAAAGAATaataagaaaacataaaagtctcaaaaccctaaaattattttaactatatcaataaataaaaaaaacatatatttctAATATACCGCACAAGTGTTATCTAGTTAGTAAGTTAATACATTGTTAGTGGTGAGCTTACTTGAAAGGTAGTATCGTTAGTGGTGAGCTTACTTGAAAGGTAATATCATAATCCAAACAGTTCATTTCTAAGTCCTTATTGAAGAATAGTTCATGcaaaaattcaatccaattgaAAATCGTTTAGTTTTCTAACTATGATTAAATAATTGGACAACACAATATTTGACAAACATGACAATATTCATAACAATAATCAGACGACTAAACAATCTGATTTTGGGTGAACTTTTTGTATGAATGATCCTTAAATCACGacctaataaaaaattaatggtttggATAATAACATTGCATTATTGAATGGGTCAAAATGAATAGTTATAAATGTGGTAAAAATATTCGAAAGCATATATAATTGTATTACTCTATGTACGAGATGGTTTGATCATTTATATGAGATTGCAGTTttaattcaaccaaaaaaaccaTTATCTACAAAGAGCCAGTACAAACTAGTTACAAAGGCCTATTACAAT
This window encodes:
- the LOC109949259 gene encoding glycine-rich cell wall structural protein-like, producing MVVIMIMSSSGGGNNGGGCGSDGHGHGDGGDDGGRCHGGDSYYNMMVVEVVRVMVAAVVVVVAMVVDSDAGGGCGGGGGGGGYGDGNDHGKVVVVVTWWQDGGSRGGEIIS